One window of Phycodurus eques isolate BA_2022a chromosome 8, UOR_Pequ_1.1, whole genome shotgun sequence genomic DNA carries:
- the ttc39a gene encoding tetratricopeptide repeat protein 39A isoform X2, whose translation MPRNKLILPTGAQARTCRWLSRTAWPPWICSSKMTLRRHRPALDPAMQLALKFPPKSFLICLLLGSCFLIKVSMYHALTYATFLEMQAMMTFEPRHILEAGNTMKEAQSICQRYRKKSSFSKGFTEDEIHAEVCYAECLLQRAALTFLQDENMISFIKGGIKVRNSYQTYKELHRVLESTAYSRGDNHGHFEGGVKLGVGAFNLMISMLPTRMLKLLEFVGFSGNKEFGLQQLQEGCAESTFRAFLCNMLLLCYHTFMSFILGTGEGDVEDAEKLLQPYLKKYPKGSIFLFFAGRIEEIKGNLDGAIKRFEECCEAQQEWKQFHHMCYWELMWCFTYQRHWKMAYFYADLLSKENSWSKATYAYMKAAYLSMLTEEDCLTFGETALTLFRQVQGLKQKIAGKSLPTEKFAIRKARRYLTENPIPLPVPPLEMMYIWNGYTIIGKHKELSENMLKTLDEAQAKLESRERSEFSFDDQCLLSLLKGLCLKHLGHHDEAEHYFTLVLCNETQIKYDHYLVPNAMLEHSLLCLEQGRNDEAVKLLETAKQNYKNYSMESRTQFRIQAALHKAKGARENGVYVPSSP comes from the exons ATGCCCCGGAACAAGCTAATCCTTCCAACGG GTGCTCAAGCTCGGACCTGTCGCTGGCTCTCAAGGACTGCATGGCCGCCCTGGATCTGTTCCTCCAAAATGACTTTGAGGAGGCACAGGCCCGCCTTAGACCCAG CTATGCAACTCGCCTTAAAGTTCCCTCCTAAAAGCTTTCTCATCTGCCTCTTACTCGGATCCTGTTTTCT AATCAAAGTCAGTATGTATCATGCCCTGACCTACGCCACCTTCTTAGAAATGCAGGCCATGATGACCTTTGAACCCCGACACATCCTGGAGGCAGGAAACACCATGAAGGAGGCCCAGTCTATTTGCCAGCG GTACCGGAAGAAGTCGAGCTTCTCCAAGGGCTTTACAgaag ACGAGATCCATGCTGAAGTCTGCTATGCTGAGTGCCTCCTGCAGAGGGCAGCGCTCACCTTCCTTCAG GATGAAAATATGATCAGTTTCATCAAAGGAGGAATCAAAGTGAGGAACAGCTATCAGACGTACAA AGAGCTCCACAGAGTGCTCGAGTCCACTGCGTACAGTCGTGGTGACAATCATGGTCATTTTGAGGGTGGAGTCAAATTGGGAGTCGGAGCCTTTAATCTG ATGATCTCCATGTTGCCAACACGGATGCTCAAGCTGCTGGAGTTTGTGGGCTTCTCAGGTAATAAG GAGTTTGGCCTCCAGCAGCTTCAGGAGGGCTGTGCAGAAAGCACATTCAGGGCATTCTTATGTAACATGCTGCTGCTCTGTTATCACACCTTTATGAGCTTTATTCTAG GCACCGGAGAAGGAGACGTAGAAGACGCAGAAAAACTGTTGCAACCATATCTCAAGAAATACCCTAAG GGATCAATCTTCTTGTTCTTTGCTGGTCGAATCGAGGAGATCAAAGGCAATCTGGATGGT GCTATCAAGCGTTTTGAGGAGTGCTGCGAGGCGCAGCAGGAGTGGAAGCAGTTCCATCACATGTGCTACTGGGAGCTGATGTGGTGCTTCACATATCAGCGACACTGGAAAATGGCCTACTTCTACGCCGACCTACTCAGCAAGGAGAACTCCTGGTCCAAG GCCACCTATGCGTACATGAAAGCAGCCTACCTCAGCATGCTGACAGAGGAGGATTGTCTAACCTTCGGGGAGACCGCGCTCACTCTGTTCAG GCAGGTGCAGGGACTGAAGCAGAAAATTGCGGGCAAGTCTTTACCCACAGAGAAGTTTGCCATCAGGAAAGCTCGTCGCTACCTCACAGAAAACCCCATTCCTCTTCCTGTCCCACCACTG GAGATGATGTACATTTGGAACGGCTATACGATCATCGGCAAGCACAAAGAGCTGAGTGAAAACATGCTGAAGACACTGGACGAGGCGCAGGCAAAACTTGAAAGCAGGGAAC GGTCCGAGTTCTCCTTTGACGATCAGTGTCTGCTGAGCTTGCTGAAGGGACTGTGTCTCAAGCACTTGGGGCATCACGATGAGGCCGAACACTACTTTACTCTTGTCCTCTGCAA TGAGACCCAGATCAAGTATGACCACTACCTAGTTCCCAATGCAATGCTGGAGCACAGCTTGTTATGTTTGGAACAAGGCCGGAACGATGAAGCTGTAAAACTACTAGAAACAGCAAA gcaaaattacaaaaactaCTCCATGGAATCCCGGACTCAATTCCGTATTCAGGCTGCCCTGCACAAAGCCAAAGGTGCGAGAGAAAATGGAGTCTACGTGCCCTCAAGCCCATAA
- the ttc39a gene encoding tetratricopeptide repeat protein 39A isoform X1, which yields MSFIKWRRSVKGKDSSKNVMKAQNVPDGPDSPSRLSVVNTPALDPIISDFRLQLHSNKDAPEQANPSNGCSSSDLSLALKDCMAALDLFLQNDFEEAQARLRPRIKVSMYHALTYATFLEMQAMMTFEPRHILEAGNTMKEAQSICQRYRKKSSFSKGFTEDEIHAEVCYAECLLQRAALTFLQDENMISFIKGGIKVRNSYQTYKELHRVLESTAYSRGDNHGHFEGGVKLGVGAFNLMISMLPTRMLKLLEFVGFSGNKEFGLQQLQEGCAESTFRAFLCNMLLLCYHTFMSFILGTGEGDVEDAEKLLQPYLKKYPKGSIFLFFAGRIEEIKGNLDGAIKRFEECCEAQQEWKQFHHMCYWELMWCFTYQRHWKMAYFYADLLSKENSWSKATYAYMKAAYLSMLTEEDCLTFGETALTLFRQVQGLKQKIAGKSLPTEKFAIRKARRYLTENPIPLPVPPLEMMYIWNGYTIIGKHKELSENMLKTLDEAQAKLESRERSEFSFDDQCLLSLLKGLCLKHLGHHDEAEHYFTLVLCNETQIKYDHYLVPNAMLEHSLLCLEQGRNDEAVKLLETAKQNYKNYSMESRTQFRIQAALHKAKGARENGVYVPSSP from the exons ATGAGTTTTATCAAGTGGAGACGCAGTGTGAAGGGAAAGGACAGCAGCAA GAATGTCATGAAGGCACAAAATGTCCCTGATGGCCCGGACTCCCCGAGCAG GCTATCAGTCGTAAACACTCCAGCATTGGATCCTATCATCAGCGACTTCAG GTTGCAGTTACACAGCAACAAAGATGCCCCGGAACAAGCTAATCCTTCCAACGG GTGCTCAAGCTCGGACCTGTCGCTGGCTCTCAAGGACTGCATGGCCGCCCTGGATCTGTTCCTCCAAAATGACTTTGAGGAGGCACAGGCCCGCCTTAGACCCAG AATCAAAGTCAGTATGTATCATGCCCTGACCTACGCCACCTTCTTAGAAATGCAGGCCATGATGACCTTTGAACCCCGACACATCCTGGAGGCAGGAAACACCATGAAGGAGGCCCAGTCTATTTGCCAGCG GTACCGGAAGAAGTCGAGCTTCTCCAAGGGCTTTACAgaag ACGAGATCCATGCTGAAGTCTGCTATGCTGAGTGCCTCCTGCAGAGGGCAGCGCTCACCTTCCTTCAG GATGAAAATATGATCAGTTTCATCAAAGGAGGAATCAAAGTGAGGAACAGCTATCAGACGTACAA AGAGCTCCACAGAGTGCTCGAGTCCACTGCGTACAGTCGTGGTGACAATCATGGTCATTTTGAGGGTGGAGTCAAATTGGGAGTCGGAGCCTTTAATCTG ATGATCTCCATGTTGCCAACACGGATGCTCAAGCTGCTGGAGTTTGTGGGCTTCTCAGGTAATAAG GAGTTTGGCCTCCAGCAGCTTCAGGAGGGCTGTGCAGAAAGCACATTCAGGGCATTCTTATGTAACATGCTGCTGCTCTGTTATCACACCTTTATGAGCTTTATTCTAG GCACCGGAGAAGGAGACGTAGAAGACGCAGAAAAACTGTTGCAACCATATCTCAAGAAATACCCTAAG GGATCAATCTTCTTGTTCTTTGCTGGTCGAATCGAGGAGATCAAAGGCAATCTGGATGGT GCTATCAAGCGTTTTGAGGAGTGCTGCGAGGCGCAGCAGGAGTGGAAGCAGTTCCATCACATGTGCTACTGGGAGCTGATGTGGTGCTTCACATATCAGCGACACTGGAAAATGGCCTACTTCTACGCCGACCTACTCAGCAAGGAGAACTCCTGGTCCAAG GCCACCTATGCGTACATGAAAGCAGCCTACCTCAGCATGCTGACAGAGGAGGATTGTCTAACCTTCGGGGAGACCGCGCTCACTCTGTTCAG GCAGGTGCAGGGACTGAAGCAGAAAATTGCGGGCAAGTCTTTACCCACAGAGAAGTTTGCCATCAGGAAAGCTCGTCGCTACCTCACAGAAAACCCCATTCCTCTTCCTGTCCCACCACTG GAGATGATGTACATTTGGAACGGCTATACGATCATCGGCAAGCACAAAGAGCTGAGTGAAAACATGCTGAAGACACTGGACGAGGCGCAGGCAAAACTTGAAAGCAGGGAAC GGTCCGAGTTCTCCTTTGACGATCAGTGTCTGCTGAGCTTGCTGAAGGGACTGTGTCTCAAGCACTTGGGGCATCACGATGAGGCCGAACACTACTTTACTCTTGTCCTCTGCAA TGAGACCCAGATCAAGTATGACCACTACCTAGTTCCCAATGCAATGCTGGAGCACAGCTTGTTATGTTTGGAACAAGGCCGGAACGATGAAGCTGTAAAACTACTAGAAACAGCAAA gcaaaattacaaaaactaCTCCATGGAATCCCGGACTCAATTCCGTATTCAGGCTGCCCTGCACAAAGCCAAAGGTGCGAGAGAAAATGGAGTCTACGTGCCCTCAAGCCCATAA